From a region of the Geothrix sp. 21YS21S-2 genome:
- a CDS encoding helix-turn-helix transcriptional regulator translates to MLAGRAKSLRLREPWTRETLAARAGLTSASLKRFETTGSASLDLVLKVAFALGRLEDFAGAPRPSDPASLADLEARQDLQQGPGELAAEITRTLG, encoded by the coding sequence ATGCTTGCCGGGCGGGCGAAATCGCTCCGGCTCCGGGAACCCTGGACCCGGGAGACCCTCGCGGCACGGGCAGGCCTGACCAGCGCCTCCTTGAAGCGGTTCGAAACCACCGGATCCGCCTCCCTGGACCTGGTCCTGAAGGTGGCGTTCGCCCTGGGCCGCCTCGAGGATTTCGCCGGGGCGCCGCGGCCTTCCGACCCCGCCAGCCTTGCCGACCTGGAGGCCCGCCAGGACCTTCAGCAGGGACCCGGGGAACTGGCGGCGGAAATCACCCGGACCCTGGGCTGA
- a CDS encoding DegT/DnrJ/EryC1/StrS aminotransferase family protein translates to MLRTSEISMSSADLDESDIRSVVEVLRGGRLALGPVASAFEAAVAAYAGVAHAVAVSSGTAALHLVIKALGLGPGDEVLVPSFTFAASVNAILYEGATPVFAEAEPVTFNLDVDDLERRVTPRTRAILAVDVFGHPAEWDGLARVARRHGLILVDDCCEALGAEYRGRRLGSFGAAGAFAFYPNKQITTGEGGMVVTSDPRLASLCRSLANQGREEGAGWLHHGLLGHNYRMDEMSASLGLSQMARLENILARRERVATMYGERLHRVPGVQPPRILPHVRVSRFVYVVTLDEGLDRDRTIEAMAAEGVPARGYFAPIHTQPYIRERLGNLAGTLPVTERLARRTLALPFHNRLGEADVDHVLAVLGRSLRKG, encoded by the coding sequence ATGCTCCGAACTTCCGAAATCTCCATGTCCAGCGCCGACCTGGACGAGAGCGACATCCGCTCCGTCGTGGAGGTCCTGCGCGGCGGGCGCCTCGCCCTGGGCCCCGTGGCCTCCGCCTTCGAGGCGGCCGTGGCCGCCTACGCCGGGGTGGCGCACGCCGTCGCGGTGAGCTCGGGCACCGCCGCCCTTCACCTCGTCATCAAGGCCCTGGGGCTGGGCCCTGGGGACGAGGTGCTGGTGCCCAGCTTCACCTTCGCCGCCTCGGTCAACGCCATTCTCTACGAAGGCGCCACGCCCGTGTTCGCCGAGGCGGAGCCCGTCACCTTCAACCTGGACGTGGACGACCTGGAGCGCCGGGTCACCCCCCGCACCCGGGCCATCCTGGCCGTGGACGTCTTCGGCCATCCCGCCGAGTGGGACGGCCTGGCCCGGGTGGCGCGCCGGCACGGGCTGATCCTGGTGGACGACTGCTGCGAGGCCCTGGGCGCCGAGTACCGGGGCCGCAGGCTGGGCTCCTTCGGCGCCGCCGGCGCCTTCGCGTTCTACCCCAACAAGCAGATCACCACCGGGGAGGGGGGAATGGTCGTCACCTCCGACCCGCGCCTGGCCTCCCTCTGCCGCAGCCTGGCCAACCAGGGGCGGGAGGAGGGCGCCGGCTGGCTCCACCACGGCCTCCTGGGCCACAACTACCGCATGGACGAGATGAGCGCCAGCCTGGGCCTGAGCCAGATGGCGCGCCTGGAGAACATCCTGGCCCGCCGCGAGCGGGTGGCGACGATGTACGGCGAGCGCCTGCACCGCGTGCCCGGCGTCCAGCCCCCCAGGATCCTGCCCCACGTCCGCGTGAGCCGGTTCGTGTACGTGGTGACCCTGGACGAGGGCCTCGACCGGGACCGCACCATCGAGGCCATGGCGGCCGAGGGCGTCCCCGCCCGGGGCTACTTCGCCCCCATCCACACCCAGCCCTACATCCGCGAGCGCCTGGGGAACCTGGCGGGGACCCTCCCGGTCACCGAGCGCCTGGCGCGACGCACCCTGGCCCTTCCGTTTCACAACCGCCTCGGGGAGGCCGACGTGGACCACGTGCTGGCGGTGCTTGGGAGGAGCCTGCGGAAGGGCTGA